A window from Prosthecobacter sp. encodes these proteins:
- a CDS encoding LysR family transcriptional regulator — MNVHHLELFYYVARHGGVSAAARAMPYGIQQPAISAQILQLEDVLGVTLYQRRPFQLTREGQALHDFIAPFFSGLAEMADRIRGGGEKRLRISAAEIVQRDYLPELLARMRQRVKGFHFTLTHGRQQEIEALLAAQEIDIGLSTLMDKTAANIEARELLRLPMVLLVPKQSGLTKAAQIFEKDRIDLPLVALEAKDVISRSFQAALRQRSLEWLPSLEVGSLDLVVRYVAEGFGAGLALRHPRVELPAGVKALALDDFPPLSFGALWTGRLSPLGEAFLAEATTLAGELAA, encoded by the coding sequence ATGAACGTCCATCACCTCGAACTCTTTTACTACGTGGCGCGGCATGGCGGCGTGAGCGCCGCAGCACGGGCGATGCCGTATGGCATCCAGCAGCCGGCGATCAGCGCGCAGATTCTCCAGCTCGAGGACGTGCTCGGAGTCACGCTGTATCAGCGGCGGCCGTTTCAGCTCACGCGTGAGGGGCAGGCGCTCCACGATTTCATCGCACCTTTCTTCAGCGGTCTCGCGGAAATGGCGGATCGCATTCGTGGTGGTGGTGAAAAGCGGCTGCGCATCTCGGCTGCGGAGATCGTGCAGCGAGATTACCTGCCAGAGCTGCTGGCGCGCATGCGGCAGCGGGTGAAGGGCTTTCATTTCACCCTCACGCATGGCCGTCAGCAGGAGATCGAGGCGCTGCTGGCCGCGCAGGAGATCGACATCGGCCTCAGCACGTTGATGGACAAGACGGCGGCGAACATCGAGGCGCGTGAACTGCTGCGCCTGCCGATGGTGCTGCTCGTGCCAAAGCAGAGCGGCCTCACGAAAGCGGCGCAGATTTTTGAAAAGGATCGCATCGACCTGCCGCTCGTGGCTTTGGAGGCCAAAGATGTGATTTCGCGTTCGTTCCAGGCCGCGCTGCGTCAGCGTAGCCTTGAATGGCTGCCCAGCCTTGAGGTCGGCAGCCTCGATCTCGTGGTGCGCTACGTTGCTGAAGGCTTCGGCGCGGGATTGGCCCTGCGGCATCCGCGTGTCGAGCTGCCTGCTGGTGTCAAAGCTCTCGCGCTCGATGATTTTCCACCGCTGAGCTTTGGCGCGCTGTGGACCGGACGCCTGTCACCGCTCGGCGAGGCGTTTCTTGCGGAGGCAACGACACTAGCGGGGGAATTGGCGGCGTAG
- a CDS encoding FmdB family zinc ribbon protein — MPTYDYECQTCGHQFEAKQSMKDAHLTDCPQEGCPGPIKRKIGLGAGLIFKGSGFYITDYRSDSYKAGAKKDSEGSASSTSTPAAPSTPAPASPAPAPAKTSTAA; from the coding sequence ATGCCCACCTACGATTACGAATGCCAGACGTGTGGCCACCAATTTGAAGCCAAGCAGTCCATGAAGGACGCGCATCTCACCGACTGCCCGCAGGAGGGCTGTCCCGGTCCGATCAAGCGCAAGATCGGCCTCGGTGCCGGTTTGATCTTCAAAGGCTCCGGCTTCTACATCACTGACTACCGCAGCGATTCCTACAAAGCCGGTGCGAAGAAAGATTCTGAAGGCTCAGCTTCATCTACAAGCACACCGGCCGCTCCCAGCACGCCTGCGCCTGCCAGTCCTGCACCCGCGCCTGCGAAAACAAGCACGGCGGCCTGA
- a CDS encoding YqgE/AlgH family protein, translated as MPSENKNESSPSLSGNLLLASPAMRDANFARCVVFMAAHNAKDGAFGYILNRPLEQRVADLLPDQDLGALGEVPVFMGGPVATDKLAFAALQWNKRRRTLRCQTHLSVADALHALSLGHDVRGFVGYSGWSGGQLENELELRSWITTSARPLVLTVEKPAKMWGAILEDMGPIYKVMAGMPEDVGLN; from the coding sequence ATGCCTTCGGAAAACAAAAACGAATCATCGCCTTCTCTCAGTGGCAATTTGCTGCTCGCTTCACCGGCGATGCGTGATGCGAACTTCGCGCGCTGCGTGGTCTTCATGGCGGCGCACAATGCGAAGGACGGTGCCTTTGGTTACATCCTGAACCGCCCGCTGGAGCAGCGTGTGGCCGACCTGCTGCCGGACCAGGATCTCGGTGCCCTCGGCGAGGTGCCGGTGTTCATGGGCGGCCCGGTGGCGACGGACAAGCTGGCCTTTGCCGCGCTACAGTGGAACAAGCGCCGCCGCACGCTGCGCTGTCAGACGCACCTGTCCGTGGCCGATGCGCTGCATGCACTGAGCCTGGGTCACGATGTGCGCGGCTTCGTCGGCTACTCCGGCTGGAGCGGCGGTCAGCTTGAAAACGAGCTCGAGCTGCGCTCGTGGATCACCACCAGCGCACGTCCGCTTGTCCTCACCGTCGAAAAACCCGCCAAAATGTGGGGTGCCATTCTCGAAGACATGGGGCCGATTTATAAAGTGATGGCCGGCATGCCCGAGGACGTGGGGCTGAACTGA
- a CDS encoding GNAT family N-acetyltransferase — translation MILRPLLPDDRERIIDAFKRLSPESTYFRFWTRFRGVNPTFIDKLCAEDQGQHASWIIVIQDNDDVPGVGGGSFWRSGEDVSMAEVSFTVADEFQGQGAGTILLAALWEHALATGIRQFVAHVLDANHVMITWWSSLGAAAVQHPHGWEMTLTLDEAALPDTSAANSLRHWLAFLRASPPEPHLE, via the coding sequence GTGATCCTGCGCCCGCTGCTACCGGATGACCGGGAGCGGATCATTGATGCCTTCAAGCGGCTCTCGCCTGAATCCACTTACTTCAGGTTCTGGACGCGCTTTCGCGGTGTCAATCCGACCTTCATCGACAAGCTCTGTGCGGAAGATCAGGGCCAGCATGCGAGCTGGATCATCGTCATTCAAGACAACGACGATGTTCCCGGCGTGGGCGGCGGCTCTTTCTGGCGATCCGGTGAGGATGTGAGCATGGCGGAGGTTTCCTTCACGGTGGCGGATGAGTTTCAGGGCCAGGGAGCTGGCACCATTCTGCTGGCCGCCTTGTGGGAACATGCATTAGCCACCGGCATCCGGCAATTCGTGGCGCATGTGCTGGATGCCAATCATGTCATGATCACTTGGTGGAGCAGCCTGGGTGCGGCCGCCGTCCAGCATCCGCATGGCTGGGAAATGACGCTCACGCTCGATGAAGCCGCGCTGCCTGACACGTCGGCGGCCAACAGCTTGCGGCACTGGCTTGCCTTCCTCCGCGCCTCACCTCCAGAACCTCACTTGGAATGA
- a CDS encoding AraC family transcriptional regulator, protein MAATLFQETVFLTNLYATPADWQRDLFYSVVRAGHLKAGFEHRIERETYPGHELILCLKGRGWVQVGGKRHEVGPGGLVWVNCHHPHLYGAHNRDPWELYWMRIEGRSLDRIAELLQVRSQPVLEGINEQAVMREFQNAFQYMSGTRPSDAALASAAVAAIIGLAFHVRLSEPGLVQPELPQAVSKALERMRLYFHLPMRVSELANLSGMSESHFSRQFKAAIGTSPIDWLRRERINQAKRRLIESDDPVKEIARQVGYHDQFFFSKDFKKMTKLTPTQFREQERQP, encoded by the coding sequence ATGGCAGCCACGCTGTTCCAGGAAACCGTCTTCCTGACGAATCTTTACGCCACTCCTGCGGACTGGCAGCGTGATTTGTTTTATTCCGTGGTGCGTGCCGGGCACCTGAAGGCTGGCTTTGAGCATCGCATCGAGCGCGAGACCTATCCGGGCCACGAGCTGATTCTCTGCCTCAAGGGCCGTGGCTGGGTGCAAGTGGGCGGCAAACGGCACGAGGTCGGCCCTGGTGGCCTCGTTTGGGTAAACTGCCACCACCCGCACCTCTACGGGGCGCACAATCGTGATCCGTGGGAGCTTTACTGGATGCGGATTGAAGGCCGTTCGCTCGACCGTATCGCCGAGCTGCTGCAAGTGCGCTCGCAGCCTGTGCTCGAAGGCATCAACGAGCAGGCCGTCATGCGCGAGTTCCAAAATGCGTTTCAATACATGAGCGGCACGCGTCCGAGCGATGCCGCGCTCGCCAGCGCCGCCGTGGCCGCCATCATCGGCCTCGCCTTCCACGTGCGCCTTTCCGAACCAGGTCTCGTGCAGCCAGAGCTGCCACAGGCCGTATCCAAGGCGCTCGAACGCATGCGCCTCTACTTCCATCTGCCCATGCGCGTGTCCGAGTTGGCGAACCTCAGCGGCATGAGCGAGAGCCACTTCAGCCGCCAGTTCAAAGCCGCCATCGGCACCAGCCCCATCGACTGGCTGCGGCGGGAGCGCATCAATCAGGCAAAGCGCCGCCTCATCGAATCCGACGATCCCGTCAAAGAAATCGCCCGCCAGGTCGGCTATCACGACCAGTTCTTCTTTTCCAAGGATTTCAAGAAGATGACCAAGCTCACGCCCACGCAGTTCCGCGAGCAGGAGCGGCAGCCCTAG
- a CDS encoding Gfo/Idh/MocA family oxidoreductase, translating to MPTSRRSFLKNSSLASAAVAFPAFVRGQNLNSKLQVACVGVNGMGYSDLHNVGSHAAVKFVGFCDVDANRFDKADKEFPGVKHFSDYREMFSTLGDGFDAVTVGIPDHMHAPVAVAAMQRGKHVYCQKPLAHTVWEARQMRLWAEKKNLTTQMGNQIHSAIEYRMGTRLIKEGAIGKIKEVYSWVGVTGNERTRMFQPPPSSPVPANLNWDLWIGAAPMREYAQAYHPFIWRDWQDFGGGGLGDFGCHIMDPVFTALDLTAPISVQAKNSGINDQIWPTHETIHYVFPGTEYTAGKTMKLTWMDGGLKPSYKLAQMPGDIDLPSSGSIFIGEGGTMVLAHVAGPRLYPLDKFTGFKYPKEEARSHWHTWVDACLASKKTSDGFHYAGPLAETVQLGNVATRLAIPKIDPVTGRMEEANKVLEWDAANLRFPNAPEADALLTKTYRKGFEVAAA from the coding sequence ATGCCCACTTCACGCCGCTCCTTTCTGAAGAATTCATCCCTGGCCTCTGCCGCCGTCGCGTTTCCCGCGTTCGTGCGTGGCCAGAACCTCAACAGCAAACTGCAGGTGGCCTGCGTGGGCGTGAACGGCATGGGCTACAGCGATCTGCACAACGTCGGATCGCATGCGGCGGTGAAGTTTGTGGGCTTCTGCGATGTGGACGCGAACCGGTTCGACAAGGCGGACAAGGAGTTTCCGGGCGTGAAGCATTTCTCCGACTACCGCGAGATGTTCAGCACGCTGGGTGATGGGTTTGATGCGGTGACGGTGGGCATTCCCGATCACATGCATGCGCCGGTCGCCGTGGCGGCGATGCAGCGTGGGAAGCATGTCTATTGTCAGAAGCCGCTGGCGCACACGGTGTGGGAGGCTCGGCAGATGCGCCTGTGGGCGGAGAAGAAGAATCTCACGACGCAGATGGGGAATCAGATCCACTCGGCCATCGAGTACCGCATGGGCACGCGTTTGATCAAAGAAGGCGCGATCGGCAAGATCAAGGAAGTGTACTCGTGGGTCGGCGTGACCGGCAATGAGCGGACGCGCATGTTCCAGCCGCCGCCATCGTCTCCGGTGCCGGCGAATCTGAACTGGGACCTGTGGATCGGTGCCGCGCCGATGCGCGAGTATGCGCAGGCCTATCACCCGTTCATCTGGCGTGACTGGCAGGACTTTGGCGGCGGCGGGTTGGGCGACTTCGGCTGCCACATCATGGACCCTGTCTTCACCGCGCTCGATTTGACCGCGCCGATCAGCGTTCAGGCAAAGAACAGCGGCATCAACGACCAGATCTGGCCCACGCATGAGACGATTCACTACGTCTTCCCCGGCACTGAGTACACGGCGGGCAAGACGATGAAGCTGACGTGGATGGACGGCGGCCTGAAGCCGAGCTACAAGCTGGCGCAGATGCCTGGTGACATTGATCTGCCCAGCAGCGGCTCGATTTTCATCGGCGAAGGCGGTACGATGGTGCTCGCGCATGTGGCGGGGCCCCGGCTGTATCCGCTCGACAAATTCACCGGCTTCAAATACCCGAAAGAGGAGGCCCGCAGCCACTGGCACACCTGGGTGGACGCCTGCCTCGCGAGCAAGAAGACCAGTGACGGCTTCCACTACGCCGGTCCGCTCGCCGAAACCGTGCAGCTCGGCAACGTGGCCACTCGTCTGGCGATTCCGAAGATCGATCCGGTCACGGGACGCATGGAGGAGGCGAACAAGGTGCTGGAATGGGACGCGGCAAACCTGCGCTTCCCGAATGCGCCGGAGGCCGACGCGTTGCTGACAAAGACCTATCGTAAGGGCTTCGAAGTCGCGGCGGCATAA
- a CDS encoding ATP-dependent RecD-like DNA helicase, with protein sequence MPPPRNTTKAEVLRGLVDRVVFHNEDNGFCILKVVPQGRNDVVSLIGKAPRVVAGEEFEARGVWEPNRDFGPQFKADELSLKRPDSLAGIERYLGSGLIEGIGPKYAKRMVEKFGPKVFDIIENESKKLEDVEGVGKKRRIEIRESWMKQKSIHGIMLFLHQHGISSSRALRIYKTYGDEAQTVLKENPYRLAQDIRGIGFKTADDIAYQLGVAEDAPERIKAGILHVLETAAGNGHCCFPEAKVVEKAAELLGVEALIAPQVEALITSDQIERHGEFLYLPYLRAAEQSIAASVKSLAALPAAYPVIDEDAALAWVMKKTGKELAESQQRAVREALRQRLLIITGGPGVGKTTILRSILLILQSKQVKLVLAAPTGRAAKRLTESTGLEAKTLHRLLEFQGDGQWGRHRGKPLVGDLFVIDEASMIDAPLMAQLLSALPQGAHLLIVGDADQLPSVGPGMVLHDLIVSGAAPCVKLTEIFRQAASSRIITSAHAINRGQVPDLKPSSRSDFFFLEATEPEEIKHTLVELAHTRLAAKYGFDPIRDIQVLTPMNRNLLGTISLNASLQLALNPPNELKFEIERFGVTFRVGDKVIQTHNNYDKEVFNGDIGHIVAMDADPVKIHVRYDADRLVEYEPGELDELQPAYALTIHKSQGSEFPCVIIPVSTQHYVLLERSLIYTAVTRAKKLCVLVGDERALSLAVSKQESRKRFTGLRGML encoded by the coding sequence ATGCCCCCACCACGAAACACCACCAAAGCCGAAGTCCTGCGCGGACTTGTGGACCGCGTGGTGTTTCACAACGAGGACAACGGCTTCTGCATCCTCAAAGTCGTGCCACAGGGCAGAAACGATGTCGTCAGCTTGATCGGGAAAGCACCGCGAGTGGTGGCGGGCGAGGAATTCGAGGCACGGGGCGTGTGGGAGCCGAATCGCGATTTCGGACCGCAGTTCAAGGCGGATGAGTTGAGCTTGAAGCGGCCGGATTCGCTCGCGGGGATCGAGCGCTACCTCGGCAGCGGCTTGATCGAGGGTATCGGGCCAAAGTATGCGAAGCGGATGGTGGAGAAGTTCGGACCGAAGGTCTTCGACATCATCGAGAACGAATCGAAGAAGCTCGAAGACGTCGAGGGTGTGGGCAAGAAGCGCCGCATCGAGATCCGCGAGTCGTGGATGAAGCAGAAGTCGATTCACGGCATCATGCTATTCCTGCATCAGCACGGCATCAGCTCCTCGCGAGCGCTGAGGATCTACAAAACGTATGGCGACGAAGCGCAGACGGTGTTGAAGGAGAATCCGTATCGGCTGGCGCAGGACATTCGCGGCATCGGCTTCAAGACGGCGGATGACATCGCCTATCAGCTCGGCGTGGCCGAGGATGCGCCGGAGCGCATCAAGGCTGGCATTTTGCATGTGCTCGAAACGGCGGCGGGGAACGGCCACTGCTGCTTCCCGGAGGCCAAGGTGGTCGAAAAAGCGGCTGAGTTGCTCGGCGTGGAAGCATTGATTGCTCCGCAAGTCGAAGCGCTGATCACAAGCGATCAGATCGAGCGTCACGGTGAGTTCTTGTATTTGCCGTATCTGCGTGCGGCGGAGCAAAGCATCGCCGCGAGCGTGAAATCACTCGCTGCATTGCCAGCGGCGTATCCGGTCATCGACGAGGACGCAGCGCTGGCGTGGGTGATGAAGAAAACGGGCAAAGAACTGGCCGAAAGCCAGCAGCGGGCCGTGCGCGAGGCCTTGCGGCAACGCCTGCTCATCATCACCGGCGGACCCGGCGTGGGGAAGACCACCATTCTGCGCAGCATCCTGCTCATACTGCAAAGCAAGCAGGTCAAACTCGTGCTCGCAGCTCCCACCGGCCGTGCGGCGAAGCGTCTGACCGAAAGCACCGGCCTGGAGGCCAAAACGCTGCATCGCCTGCTCGAATTCCAAGGCGATGGACAATGGGGCCGGCATCGCGGCAAGCCGCTCGTGGGTGATTTGTTCGTGATCGACGAGGCGTCGATGATCGACGCGCCACTGATGGCCCAACTGCTCTCCGCCTTGCCTCAGGGCGCGCATCTGCTCATCGTCGGCGATGCGGATCAGCTCCCGTCCGTTGGCCCTGGCATGGTGCTGCACGATTTGATCGTCAGTGGAGCCGCTCCATGCGTGAAGCTCACGGAAATCTTCCGCCAAGCCGCCAGCAGTCGCATCATCACCAGCGCGCATGCGATCAACCGCGGCCAGGTGCCCGATTTGAAACCCTCAAGCCGCAGCGACTTCTTTTTCCTCGAAGCCACCGAGCCGGAAGAGATCAAGCACACGCTGGTGGAACTGGCGCATACGCGTTTGGCCGCCAAGTATGGCTTCGATCCGATTCGCGACATCCAGGTGCTCACGCCGATGAACCGCAACCTGCTCGGCACGATCTCGCTTAACGCATCCCTGCAACTCGCGCTCAATCCGCCGAACGAGCTGAAATTCGAGATCGAGCGTTTTGGCGTGACCTTCCGCGTCGGTGACAAGGTTATCCAGACGCACAACAACTACGACAAGGAAGTCTTCAACGGCGACATCGGCCATATCGTCGCGATGGATGCCGACCCCGTTAAAATTCATGTTCGTTACGATGCGGATCGCCTTGTCGAATACGAACCCGGCGAACTCGACGAACTCCAGCCCGCCTATGCGCTGACCATTCACAAAAGCCAGGGCAGCGAGTTCCCCTGCGTCATCATTCCCGTCAGCACGCAGCATTACGTGCTGCTGGAGCGCAGCCTGATCTACACCGCCGTCACGCGTGCGAAGAAGCTGTGCGTGCTCGTCGGCGATGAGCGGGCGCTGTCGCTCGCCGTGAGCAAGCAGGAGAGCCGGAAGCGCTTCACCGGGCTGCGTGGAATGCTCTGA
- a CDS encoding cyclic nucleotide-binding domain-containing protein has translation MKEFAYIHDEKQNPSPLRAVPALASFSDDQLDDVLNSSSLLQCEPGDHIIKEGSIDSRIYVLLSGELEVRVGGKKVASITRIGEVFGELALVNQDKRLASVIASTKAVCLAVDQKFLQDIHPREEDPDFHAALYEFVARLVVRKLEATSKRLAEVEKELRVLREAHAEIKPVPSPAPKLKRPVKRVVTVRKPARAR, from the coding sequence ATGAAAGAGTTTGCTTACATCCATGACGAGAAGCAGAACCCGTCGCCCCTGCGCGCGGTGCCTGCTCTTGCCAGTTTTAGCGATGACCAGCTCGATGATGTGCTGAATTCCAGCAGCCTGCTCCAGTGCGAGCCGGGCGATCACATCATCAAGGAGGGCAGCATCGACTCCCGCATCTACGTCCTGCTCAGTGGTGAGCTGGAAGTGCGGGTCGGCGGCAAAAAAGTCGCTTCCATCACCCGCATCGGCGAAGTTTTCGGCGAGCTGGCGCTCGTCAACCAAGACAAGCGCCTCGCCTCGGTCATTGCCTCCACGAAGGCTGTGTGTCTCGCGGTGGACCAGAAATTCCTCCAGGACATCCATCCGCGTGAGGAAGATCCTGATTTTCACGCCGCTCTTTACGAATTCGTCGCCCGCCTCGTTGTGCGGAAGCTGGAGGCCACGTCGAAACGTCTGGCCGAAGTCGAAAAAGAGCTGCGCGTGCTGCGTGAGGCCCATGCGGAGATCAAACCGGTGCCATCACCGGCTCCCAAGCTCAAGCGGCCCGTGAAACGCGTCGTCACTGTCAGGAAGCCTGCCCGCGCACGATGA
- the rlmN gene encoding 23S rRNA (adenine(2503)-C(2))-methyltransferase RlmN has product MSTASTPQALLGMKPEEIADVFAELGQPAFRAKQLVEWVFAKRAASFDEMTNLPKATREALATRFVTRSLSIAKITGSADTTRKFLLKLHDGRYVETVLIPANPALYGGKSDRRTLCVSSQVGCAYDCKFCASGLAGFARNLTAGEIVEQIVQVEAYAGERVDNLVFMGMGEPLANYSNVTKAIEILNADWGVGIGARHMTVSTSGLAPQIKKLADFPLQIRLAISLHGATDEVREKIMPVNRKHNLAELFEALDYWNQKRKQFLTFEFILISDVNDSMQQAHALAKRARAANAKVNLIPYNTVDGLEWARPSEERQDAFLAVLTNAGVTATLRREKGHDIAAACGQLRLKQETELGIIESPIPEKRITIGAGT; this is encoded by the coding sequence ATGAGCACCGCCAGCACACCCCAGGCACTCCTCGGCATGAAGCCGGAGGAAATCGCCGATGTGTTCGCGGAACTCGGCCAGCCCGCGTTTCGTGCGAAACAGCTCGTGGAGTGGGTTTTCGCCAAACGCGCCGCCAGTTTCGATGAAATGACGAACCTGCCGAAAGCGACGCGCGAGGCGCTCGCCACACGTTTCGTCACACGCTCGCTCAGCATCGCCAAAATCACCGGCTCCGCCGACACGACGCGCAAATTCCTCCTCAAGCTGCATGACGGCCGCTACGTCGAAACCGTGCTCATTCCGGCCAATCCCGCGCTCTATGGCGGCAAATCCGACCGCCGTACACTCTGCGTCTCCAGCCAGGTCGGCTGCGCTTACGACTGCAAATTCTGCGCCAGCGGTCTCGCCGGCTTCGCGCGCAATCTCACCGCCGGCGAAATCGTCGAGCAGATCGTGCAGGTCGAGGCCTATGCGGGCGAACGCGTGGACAACCTCGTCTTCATGGGCATGGGCGAGCCGCTCGCGAACTACTCGAACGTCACGAAGGCCATTGAGATCCTCAACGCCGACTGGGGTGTCGGCATCGGCGCGCGCCACATGACCGTCAGCACGAGCGGCTTGGCACCTCAGATCAAAAAACTCGCCGATTTCCCACTGCAAATCCGCCTCGCCATCTCCCTTCACGGCGCCACCGACGAGGTGCGCGAGAAAATCATGCCCGTGAACCGCAAGCACAACCTCGCCGAGTTGTTCGAGGCGCTCGACTACTGGAATCAAAAGCGGAAGCAGTTCCTCACCTTCGAGTTCATCCTCATCTCCGATGTGAATGACAGCATGCAACAAGCCCATGCGCTCGCCAAACGCGCCCGTGCTGCCAATGCGAAGGTCAATCTCATCCCCTACAACACCGTCGATGGCCTGGAGTGGGCACGCCCCAGCGAAGAACGTCAGGACGCCTTTCTCGCCGTACTCACGAATGCCGGTGTCACCGCCACACTGCGCCGCGAAAAAGGCCATGACATCGCCGCTGCCTGCGGACAGCTCCGTTTGAAGCAGGAAACCGAGCTCGGCATCATCGAATCGCCGATTCCGGAGAAACGGATCACGATTGGCGCGGGAACCTGA